CATAACGGGAATCATCCCACCGCCGCGCGGATACCTCAAGCCGGGTCAACACCGCCGCTGGGTCAGCTCTTGATGCCGACGCCGCGCCGCAGCAACACCAAGCTAAACGAGCTGAGCAATGCAATACAGAACCCAACCAGAGAAAATGCGATCCACAAGGGGATATCGCTCACGCCGAGAAGGCCATAGCGAAACGCATTGACCATGTAAAGAACGGGATTAAGCAGTGAGACATTCTGCCAGAACTCTGGCAGCAGCGAGATGGAATAGAACACCCCGCCAAGGTAAGTGAGCGGCGTCAGCACAAAGGTAGGAATAATGGAAATATCGTCAAAACTGTTGGCAAAGATTGCGTTGATGAAGCCCCCCAATGCGAACAGAATGGCTGTCATTAAAAAAATCAGCAGCGTAACCAGATAACTGTGGATACTCAAATCGGTAAAAATAAAGGCAACCAGGGTGACCGCCACGCCGACGCTCAGTCCGCGCAGCACGCCGCCGGTGACATAGCCGGCCAGAATCACCCAGTTGGGGGTGGGCGAGACCAAAAGCTCCTCAATGTAATGAGAGAACTTGCTGCTGTAAAAGGATGACACCACATTGGAGTAGGCATTGGTAATCACCGACATCAGCACCAGCCCAGGCACAATGAACTCAAGGTAGCTGAAGCCCTCCATCGGACCAATCCGCTCGCCAATCAGCCGCCCGAAGATGACGAAATACAATGTCGTGGTAATCACCGATGGCAACAGCGTCTGTATCCAGATCCGCGTGAAACGCAGGGTTTCCTTGGTTACCAGCGTCTCGTAGGCGACCCAGTACCGATACCAGCGGCTCCTGACTGAGCCCTCAGTTGGGCTCCCAGTTGGGCTCCCAGTTGGGATAAGGGTTGGACTCGGGTCTGAGCTCATGATTGGGCTCCCGCGAAGGCATCCTGTTCGGCCTCTGGCTGAAGATCGTCACGATTGTCCACCAAATCTAGGAACAGCTTCTCCAAACGGTTTTGCTTGTTGCGCATGCTGATCACTTCAATGCCGCACCGTGACAATGCCTCGAACAGACCATTGATGCTGTGGTCGCGACTGACTTCCACTTCCAGCGTGCTCTCATCGATGGTTTCCAAGACGAAACCGCCCAGTGCCGGGAGTTCCGTCACCCGTCCACGCAGATTGAGCACGAAGGTCTCCGAGCGCAGTCCCTTGAGCATCTCGGCAATATCGGCCCGCGCCACAATCTCGCCATGATTGATGATGGCCAGATGCCGGCACAGGCTCTCGGCTTCTTCCAGGTAATGTGTTGTCAGGATAATCGTGGTGCCACCGGCATTGAGCTCGCGCAGGTAATGCCACATGGCACGGCGAATTTCGATATCCACCCCGGCCGTGGGCTCGTCGAGAATCAACACCCGCGGCTGGTGCACCAGAGCGCGCGCGATCATCAAGCGTCGCTTGAGGCCGCCCGAGAGCTGGCGCATTTGTGTTTCGCGCCTGTCCCACAGATCGAGCTTGCGCAGGTAATACTCCGCGCGCACGCGCGCCTCGCGCCGCGGAATGCCGAAATAACCGGCCTGGTTGATCACCACCTCCAGCACCGGCAGGAAAAGATTAAAATTGAACTCCTGCGGCACCACGCCGAGTTGAGCGCGCACCTGCTCCGGCTCGCGGTCAAGATCGTGCCCAAAGACATGCACCGTCCCGGCCGTCTTGTTCACCAGGGATGTCAAAATCCCGATTAGCGTCGACTTGCCCGCACCATTCGGCCCGAGCAGCGCGAAAAAATCACCGGCCTCGACCGTCAGATCGACGCCTTTCAGCGCCTGAAGCCCCGAGGGATAGACTTTTCGCAGTTCGCTTGCAATGAGTGCCGACATGGATGCAGAGACCACGGTTGACCAAGCAAATTCAACCCGCCACCCTACCCTAGGGCGCTGGCAGCGGCAACCAGGCGCGACCAGCTAATCTCCAACCGCGCGATGCAACAACCCATGGGCACCGGCGGGTGCCCGTGATTGATAGGAAAATCACATGATCAGAAACCACCGCCAGCAGATCCTGGTAACCGGCGGCGCCGGATTCCTCGGCAGCCACCTCTGCGAGCGTCTACTCGCGGACGGAGAAGACGTGCTGTGCCTGGACAACTTCTACACCGGCACCAAGGACAACATCCGCCATCTGCTCGCCGATCCGCACTTCGAGCTGATGCGCCATGACGTGACCTTTCCGCTTTATGTCGAGGTTGATGAAATCTACAACCTCGCCTGCCCGGCCTCGCCGGTGCATTATCAGTTGGACCCGGTGCAGACAACCAAGACCAGCGTCCATGGTGCGATCAATATGCTCGGACTGTCCAAGCGCACCAAGGCAAAAATCCTGCAAGCCTCGACCAGCGAGGTGTATGGCGACCCGGAGGTCCACCCGCAACCAGAAGACTACTGGGGACGCGTCAATCCAATCGGCATCCGCGCCTGCTACGACGAAGGCAAGCGTTGCGCCGAGACGCTGTTTTTCGACTACCACCGGATGCACGACTTGCGCGTCAAGGTTACCCGCATTTTCAACACCTACGGGCCACGCATGCATCCCAATGATGGCCGCGTGGTGTCCAACTTCATCGTCCAAGCGTTGCGGAATGAGCCCATCACCCTCTATGGCGACGGCGAGCAGAGCCGATCTTTCTGCTATGTCGATGACCTGATCGACGGGCTAGTCCGGCTAATGAACAGCCCGGATGCGCTCACTGGCCCGATCAATCTCGGCAACCCGAAAGAATTTCGCATGCGCGAGCTCGCCGAGAAAATCCGCGAACTCTGCGGCTCGCGCTCCGAACTCATCCACAAGCCGCTACCTAAGGACGACCCGCGCCAACGCCAACCCGTCATCGAACAGGCCAGGGAGCGCCTCGGTTGGGAACCAAAAATCCCGCTCGAACACGGCCTAAGAGCCACCATCGGCTACTTCGAGACCTTGCTGCGCACTCAGAATCAGGCCAGATTCAGCCATTAGCCGCTGACGGCAATCATCCATCTTGTCCCAAGTCCGTTTTCCGCGGCCCACGGGGCTCCGTTATCTCCGGTGGCCAGACTGAGCCCGCTAGGGCCAAAGCTTGAGGATACCGACAATCAGGCCGCCA
Above is a genomic segment from Thiorhodovibrio litoralis containing:
- a CDS encoding UDP-glucuronic acid decarboxylase family protein, which encodes MIRNHRQQILVTGGAGFLGSHLCERLLADGEDVLCLDNFYTGTKDNIRHLLADPHFELMRHDVTFPLYVEVDEIYNLACPASPVHYQLDPVQTTKTSVHGAINMLGLSKRTKAKILQASTSEVYGDPEVHPQPEDYWGRVNPIGIRACYDEGKRCAETLFFDYHRMHDLRVKVTRIFNTYGPRMHPNDGRVVSNFIVQALRNEPITLYGDGEQSRSFCYVDDLIDGLVRLMNSPDALTGPINLGNPKEFRMRELAEKIRELCGSRSELIHKPLPKDDPRQRQPVIEQARERLGWEPKIPLEHGLRATIGYFETLLRTQNQARFSH
- a CDS encoding ABC transporter permease, which translates into the protein MSSDPSPTLIPTGSPTGSPTEGSVRSRWYRYWVAYETLVTKETLRFTRIWIQTLLPSVITTTLYFVIFGRLIGERIGPMEGFSYLEFIVPGLVLMSVITNAYSNVVSSFYSSKFSHYIEELLVSPTPNWVILAGYVTGGVLRGLSVGVAVTLVAFIFTDLSIHSYLVTLLIFLMTAILFALGGFINAIFANSFDDISIIPTFVLTPLTYLGGVFYSISLLPEFWQNVSLLNPVLYMVNAFRYGLLGVSDIPLWIAFSLVGFCIALLSSFSLVLLRRGVGIKS
- a CDS encoding ABC transporter ATP-binding protein; translation: MSALIASELRKVYPSGLQALKGVDLTVEAGDFFALLGPNGAGKSTLIGILTSLVNKTAGTVHVFGHDLDREPEQVRAQLGVVPQEFNFNLFLPVLEVVINQAGYFGIPRREARVRAEYYLRKLDLWDRRETQMRQLSGGLKRRLMIARALVHQPRVLILDEPTAGVDIEIRRAMWHYLRELNAGGTTIILTTHYLEEAESLCRHLAIINHGEIVARADIAEMLKGLRSETFVLNLRGRVTELPALGGFVLETIDESTLEVEVSRDHSINGLFEALSRCGIEVISMRNKQNRLEKLFLDLVDNRDDLQPEAEQDAFAGAQS